In Plasmodium chabaudi chabaudi strain AS genome assembly, chromosome: 9, the sequence ttaaaattttatttgtttacatttttaattaaatttcgTAAAAACGGAAACATAGTCAAAGGTATTTCGCCAATTTTTGGAGTTTATTCGGCAGAGAGTTTTATCAAATAGGTTTGTAAATCAGATAAAGCAAACAAAGGGAACAAAGAAATGatagtaaaaaaaggaGATGAATTAAGAAAGATATAATGTAATTGTGTGTATTACATTATGAAATATTCCGAATGAGAAGATGGTAATAtcacaattttatattctctCACCAAGAGGGGatacaataataaacaGAGATTTTCGAGGGGATGTTTTAAAAGGAAGTgctgaaatattttttagaaaagTTAAACTACATAAAGGTGATCCACCaccattattttatttaaatggaATCAATTTCTGCTTTTtgaaaaacaataatttatattatgtattaacatcattatttaatatttctcCGAGTTATTTAAtagaattattatatagatTATTAAAAATCTTTAAAGACTTTTGTGGACAATTAACCGAAGAGATTATAAGAacgaattttattttaatttatgaaaTAGTGGATGAAGTAATTGATTATggttatttacaaaatagtAATACAGAATATATAAGATACTTAATTCATAATGAAATTAGTAATATTAATACTCCTAGTACCAAATTCTcaaatttaacaaaatttacAATCAAGCATTCGAATACATTACCATCTAATGCTTCACAAAAGCCTATACAagttgataataaaaaaaatgaaatatttatagataTTGTAGAAAagattaatttaattatgaaTAAGAAAGgagaaattatatattcttatatAGATGGTGttatacaaattaaatCCTATTTATTAGGAAatccatatattaaaatagcATTAAATGATgacttatatattaaaaatattcataaagataatacaaataatataattattgatGATTGTAATTTTAATCATCTTGTTAATACTTCAAATTTTGAAAGCGATCgaattttatctttatatcAACCTGATGGGGAATGTGTTCTTATGAATTACAGaataaataacaattttaaagcaccatttcatttatatgcaAACCTTTTATACAACACAAACCACACGGTACGTCATCCGTTCATGTCGTCATGCTTCTTATTTCTTATaccttttctttttcgaCACGctatatatttccattttgttTGTAGGTCGAACTATTTATACGTATCAAATTGGACATACCGTCCCGATATTCCTGCACTAACGTTCTCGTAAATTGCAATTTGTGCAAACATATATCGAGCGTCCACTTAGATGCGAACACAAACTCGGACCTCTTTTCTGCCCAGTACATAGCCAACGAGCACAAGCTCCTATGGACGATCAAAAAGTTTAAGGTAACCACGTTGTTATCATTCGTACATATCTCATTTTTCGCTACATGTTTCGCTGCATTTTCCCCTACATTTTC encodes:
- a CDS encoding AP-4 complex subunit mu, putative gives rise to the protein MVISQFYILSPRGDTIINRDFRGDVLKGSAEIFFRKVKLHKGDPPPLFYLNGINFCFLKNNNLYYVLTSLFNISPSYLIELLYRLLKIFKDFCGQLTEEIIRTNFILIYEIVDEVIDYGYLQNSNTEYIRYLIHNEISNINTPSTKFSNLTKFTIKHSNTLPSNASQKPIQVDNKKNEIFIDIVEKINLIMNKKGEIIYSYIDGVIQIKSYLLGNPYIKIALNDDLYIKNIHKDNTNNIIIDDCNFNHLVNTSNFESDRILSLYQPDGECVLMNYRINNNFKAPFHLYANLLYNTNHTVELFIRIKLDIPSRYSCTNVLVNCNLCKHISSVHLDANTNSDLFSAQYIANEHKLLWTIKKFKGETEYTIRSKITLNQNYEYSRRDFGPIHIMFEIPMFNLSKLRIKYLKIIENYKSSNTHRWVRYITQSSSYVYRFT